Proteins from a genomic interval of Oceanispirochaeta crateris:
- a CDS encoding sensor domain-containing protein, with protein MCKTTNITDLGKSVINTGASSKKESGLLSVVETMGISTDLILNNTEDPVLHISHDGLILGINPVATVSLGFHKDELLGKNLFDLIPDEYKSLILNRLNIDEEQRVNESSKKITEELFLLRFPDRRGKLKTYEAILVPYEEDSRKSCFLNLWKPQSGGKELASQLKEVQNNYEALTETITEAVIMIDESFKILYANSSCIKVFGYNKNELINSPFAMLFPEEVFVRYSGEFRKYFYIDSEENQTVKKEIELLGRNKNRGVSPIEISFGNSRELEKRTLICLIRDISQRKNVERKLRYIAYHDKLTELGNRDLFNTDIQNFFNLFKTHPGIRGALLFLDLDGFKQVNDTLGHQAGDKLLISTAKRLRNLMRESDMIYRFGGDEFVILITSLKQQSDAVVICNKILRAIQRPFNFDKKGQTHRVNIGVSIGVALLPEHGRDRETITRHADLAMYSSKEGGKNRYTIFSQDLTLSAQNKWIIDQGLKTALINQEMFLNYQPIVNRDGKIAGVEALIRWNHPEKGLIFPDDFIPSAEESGLINPLGQWVLEHALVDIEELNKSLDLDLFVSVNISTRQLKAADFPDILSMAIKRSAIHLKNLRLELTETFLLESPEMAISTLIKLKKDHPGLKIVIDDFGKGYSSLHYLSRLPVDCIKIDRSFIKEIPEDNNRKIINSIVNLATSMDMEMVAEGIETVEQQHYPPLENCQYFQGFLLGKPMSRKNLIQFIEG; from the coding sequence ATGTGTAAAACAACGAACATCACAGACCTCGGCAAAAGTGTCATTAACACCGGGGCTTCCTCCAAGAAAGAGTCCGGACTCTTATCTGTTGTAGAAACAATGGGAATCTCTACGGATCTAATCCTCAATAATACCGAAGATCCTGTCTTACACATTAGCCATGATGGACTCATATTGGGAATAAATCCCGTAGCGACCGTATCCCTGGGATTCCACAAGGATGAACTTCTCGGCAAGAATCTGTTTGACCTCATTCCCGATGAGTATAAGTCTCTCATCCTCAACCGCCTGAATATTGATGAGGAACAAAGGGTCAACGAATCATCTAAAAAAATTACGGAGGAGCTCTTCCTGTTGCGCTTTCCCGATAGACGGGGAAAGCTAAAAACCTATGAGGCCATACTGGTTCCTTATGAGGAAGATTCTAGAAAATCCTGCTTCCTCAACCTTTGGAAGCCTCAATCTGGTGGAAAAGAGCTGGCATCACAGCTCAAGGAAGTCCAGAACAACTATGAAGCTCTAACAGAAACGATAACCGAAGCAGTGATCATGATTGATGAATCATTTAAAATTTTGTACGCCAACTCTTCCTGCATCAAGGTATTTGGATACAACAAAAATGAACTGATCAATTCTCCCTTTGCTATGCTCTTCCCTGAAGAAGTTTTTGTGCGGTATTCCGGGGAATTCAGAAAATATTTTTATATAGACTCAGAGGAAAACCAGACTGTCAAAAAAGAAATAGAGCTGCTGGGCCGTAATAAAAACAGGGGAGTCTCTCCCATAGAGATATCCTTTGGGAACTCCAGAGAACTCGAAAAGAGGACTCTGATCTGCCTAATCAGAGATATCAGTCAGAGAAAAAATGTAGAAAGAAAACTTAGATATATAGCTTATCACGACAAGTTAACAGAGCTGGGCAATCGTGATCTTTTCAATACGGATATCCAAAATTTTTTTAACCTATTCAAAACCCACCCAGGTATCCGCGGCGCCCTCCTATTTCTGGATCTGGATGGTTTCAAACAGGTGAATGATACTCTGGGACATCAGGCGGGAGACAAGCTTCTGATATCCACAGCAAAGCGACTGAGGAATCTGATGAGAGAATCAGATATGATCTATCGATTTGGCGGGGACGAGTTTGTTATTCTGATTACCAGTCTCAAGCAGCAGTCAGACGCGGTGGTCATCTGTAACAAGATTTTAAGAGCCATTCAGAGACCCTTTAATTTTGATAAAAAGGGGCAGACCCATAGAGTGAATATAGGTGTCAGCATAGGTGTCGCACTCCTCCCCGAACATGGCAGAGACAGAGAAACAATCACACGTCATGCCGACTTGGCCATGTACAGTTCAAAAGAGGGAGGGAAAAACCGCTACACCATATTTTCACAGGATCTGACCCTTTCGGCTCAAAACAAATGGATCATTGACCAGGGACTCAAAACAGCCCTCATAAACCAGGAAATGTTTCTCAATTATCAGCCCATCGTCAATAGAGATGGAAAAATTGCAGGAGTGGAAGCTCTGATCCGATGGAACCACCCCGAGAAAGGCCTTATCTTCCCTGACGACTTCATACCTTCCGCCGAAGAATCGGGGCTCATAAACCCTCTGGGACAGTGGGTTCTGGAACACGCTCTTGTAGATATTGAGGAGCTGAATAAGTCACTGGATCTAGACTTGTTCGTTTCTGTGAATATCAGTACCAGGCAGCTCAAAGCAGCGGACTTCCCTGATATTCTGAGCATGGCCATAAAAAGATCCGCCATTCATCTTAAAAATCTCCGACTGGAACTAACCGAAACCTTCTTGTTGGAATCTCCGGAAATGGCAATATCCACTCTGATAAAACTAAAAAAAGACCATCCTGGACTGAAAATCGTCATCGATGATTTTGGAAAAGGATATTCCAGCCTGCACTACCTTAGTCGTCTTCCCGTTGATTGCATAAAAATAGACAGATCTTTTATCAAGGAAATTCCCGAAGACAATAACCGGAAAATCATTAACTCCATAGTCAATTTAGCAACGAGTATGGATATGGAAATGGTTGCCGAAGGTATAGAAACAGTGGAACAACAGCACTATCCGCCTCTCGAAAATTGTCAGTATTTCCAGGGATTTCTTTTGGGTAAGCCCATGTCCCGTAAAAATCTGATACAATTCATCGAGGGCTGA
- a CDS encoding valine--pyruvate transaminase: MKLTSFGEKFTRKSGILELMDDLGNAVAGQGRVCMLGGGNPAIIPEIQAVWNRCLSELIQDGSGLEEALSSYDTPQGKQSFLESLSGMLKNSFGWNIGPENIAITNGSQSAFFILLNLFGGTDASGVKKKVLFPLCPEYIGYADQGLEPDIFTTCPASIEILDDFLFKYHVDFSSLKVGDDVGAICISRPTNPTGNVISDEEVRQLSSLAEDAGVPLIIDNAYGSPFPGIIFEEVKPFWNENTILSMSLSKIGLPSVRTGIIIGRPEIIKAVSSCNAIISLANGTIGQVLTESLFQSGEILDISKNIVRPFYNRKSIQAQNWVKAYMPVSADYRVHKSEGAIFLWIWFRNLKISSRELYENLKKRKVIVVPGEYFFFGLDQDWEHSKQCIRLNYSQSADLVEEGIRILAEEVDKALRQ, translated from the coding sequence ATGAAATTAACATCTTTCGGCGAAAAATTTACCCGTAAAAGTGGAATTCTAGAACTCATGGACGATCTTGGAAATGCAGTAGCCGGGCAGGGACGGGTCTGTATGCTGGGCGGGGGAAATCCCGCCATCATTCCGGAAATCCAGGCCGTCTGGAATCGTTGTCTTTCAGAACTAATTCAAGATGGCAGTGGCCTTGAAGAAGCCCTGTCAAGTTATGATACTCCTCAGGGCAAGCAGTCTTTTTTGGAGAGTCTATCTGGGATGCTGAAGAATTCCTTCGGCTGGAATATTGGCCCCGAAAACATTGCTATCACCAACGGCAGCCAGTCTGCTTTTTTCATTTTATTGAATCTCTTTGGAGGGACCGATGCCTCTGGTGTCAAAAAAAAGGTGCTGTTTCCATTGTGTCCGGAATATATCGGCTATGCCGACCAGGGATTGGAACCGGATATCTTTACGACTTGTCCGGCATCCATTGAGATCCTTGACGACTTTCTTTTTAAATATCATGTAGACTTTTCCAGCCTCAAAGTGGGAGATGATGTGGGTGCAATCTGCATCTCCCGGCCAACGAATCCTACGGGAAATGTCATCAGTGATGAAGAGGTGCGCCAGTTGTCCTCTCTGGCTGAAGACGCAGGAGTTCCTCTCATCATCGACAATGCCTATGGATCTCCTTTTCCTGGGATAATATTTGAAGAGGTCAAACCCTTCTGGAATGAAAATACGATCCTCAGTATGAGTCTCTCAAAAATTGGCCTTCCTTCGGTCAGGACTGGTATTATCATAGGCCGTCCTGAAATTATAAAAGCGGTTTCTTCCTGCAATGCCATCATCAGCCTGGCCAATGGGACTATTGGTCAGGTCCTGACAGAGAGTCTCTTCCAGAGCGGAGAAATCTTAGATATCAGTAAGAATATTGTTCGTCCCTTTTATAATAGAAAGTCAATTCAGGCACAGAACTGGGTCAAAGCCTATATGCCTGTCTCAGCGGATTACAGAGTTCATAAAAGCGAGGGAGCCATTTTCTTATGGATTTGGTTCAGGAACCTGAAAATCAGTTCCAGAGAGCTCTATGAAAATCTTAAAAAAAGAAAGGTCATTGTTGTTCCCGGGGAGTATTTCTTTTTCGGACTCGATCAGGACTGGGAGCATAGCAAACAATGCATCCGGCTCAATTATTCACAATCGGCAGATCTGGTTGAAGAGGGTATCCGCATTCTGGCTGAGGAAGTAGATAAGGCCCTTCGACAGTGA
- a CDS encoding septal ring lytic transglycosylase RlpA family protein: protein MKKLMILSLILLLTEVVTLTAYEEEGIASWYGGKFHGRLTANGETFNTHELTAAHKQLPFNTVATVTNISNGKSVVVRINDRGPFVEGRTIDLSYAAAVELDMIKTGTAPVILHVEDMDELEILFSIQVGAYRNLENATAMKRKLEANGFSPQAKLNNKGVTRIILTDIPEEETMVYAQKLEQLGINNILIKQN from the coding sequence ATGAAGAAATTGATGATCTTGTCCCTCATATTGCTATTGACCGAAGTGGTTACCCTGACAGCCTATGAAGAGGAAGGCATAGCCTCCTGGTACGGAGGTAAATTTCATGGCAGATTAACCGCCAATGGTGAAACTTTTAACACCCACGAATTGACAGCGGCTCATAAACAGCTACCCTTCAATACGGTGGCGACAGTGACCAATATTTCTAACGGTAAGAGTGTTGTAGTTCGTATCAACGACCGAGGACCCTTTGTGGAAGGAAGAACGATAGATCTCTCCTATGCCGCCGCAGTGGAACTGGATATGATTAAGACCGGAACAGCTCCCGTCATCCTCCATGTGGAAGATATGGACGAACTGGAGATCCTTTTTTCAATTCAGGTCGGTGCCTACAGGAATTTGGAAAATGCCACGGCTATGAAGCGGAAGCTGGAAGCCAACGGGTTTTCTCCCCAAGCCAAACTCAACAACAAGGGGGTCACCCGTATCATTCTGACGGATATTCCCGAAGAAGAGACCATGGTCTATGCCCAGAAACTGGAGCAATTGGGGATTAATAACATACTGATCAAACAGAATTGA
- a CDS encoding C39 family peptidase produces MSRRYRYFFYFLLLALASRLFGSGQEEKNLDMSWMGQTERWAEKSLGDSPSLTIGTHGCALTSAAMVLQYYGIKTNPSKLNNWLLKNNGYEKGWDDEDGDYLGRVRMNWEVPVLGFDEIQEFKRYDFRSESADLPLIRSYIDKGFPVIAEVLRPGNIPHFIVLTGYKGEEFLIKDPLNRKTKTLGEGYNISDEYGSGAGRNIYGIRVFIPQ; encoded by the coding sequence ATGTCCCGCAGATACAGATACTTTTTCTATTTTCTTTTATTAGCCCTTGCGTCCAGACTCTTTGGTTCGGGTCAAGAAGAGAAAAATCTGGATATGTCTTGGATGGGACAGACAGAACGTTGGGCGGAAAAGAGCCTTGGAGACAGTCCATCCCTTACCATTGGAACACACGGATGCGCCCTCACATCGGCAGCGATGGTCCTCCAATATTATGGAATCAAGACAAATCCCTCAAAGCTCAACAACTGGCTTCTGAAGAACAATGGATATGAAAAGGGCTGGGATGATGAGGATGGCGACTACCTGGGAAGAGTCAGAATGAACTGGGAAGTTCCTGTCCTGGGTTTTGATGAAATACAAGAATTCAAACGGTATGACTTTCGGTCTGAATCTGCAGATCTTCCACTGATCAGGTCCTATATTGATAAGGGATTCCCTGTGATTGCCGAGGTGTTAAGACCCGGGAACATTCCCCATTTTATTGTCCTGACCGGCTATAAAGGAGAAGAGTTCCTGATCAAAGATCCTTTGAATCGAAAAACAAAAACCCTGGGAGAAGGTTATAATATTTCGGATGAATACGGTAGTGGCGCCGGACGAAACATTTATGGTATCCGGGTATTCATTCCTCAATAA
- a CDS encoding MYG1 family protein: MRDQSFRIITHNGKAHMDELVAAALLCITRDKQPDEVIRMDSREAESFVKDSRMEPGDWVLDCGMVYDPERQLFDHHQDGNLDSTALLMFDEFFPELQESRFHESIRLLSRVDTKGLQSLNDFKDLDESKSYWSFSQKLLTKGFELDPVDALRMVSEVIKDSLQFEHMRNKALVWLESPEHTEIVEFGTYKVLNYLVLPPEELTSALRSADKEMVDEHEIIAVASFDDHNVKGKALFRTSHGQDLLDFTRCHPSQTVFCHPGGFLLKFISASDGEWMSLLEESLIPHYSISDKE, translated from the coding sequence ATGAGGGATCAATCGTTTAGAATTATCACCCACAATGGCAAGGCTCATATGGATGAACTTGTAGCCGCGGCTCTTCTATGTATTACCCGGGATAAACAGCCCGATGAAGTGATAAGGATGGACAGCCGAGAGGCTGAGAGTTTTGTGAAGGATAGTAGAATGGAACCAGGAGACTGGGTGTTGGATTGCGGTATGGTCTATGATCCGGAGCGACAGCTCTTCGATCATCATCAAGACGGCAATCTGGATTCTACGGCCCTGCTGATGTTCGATGAATTCTTTCCAGAATTACAAGAATCTAGATTTCATGAATCGATTCGACTCCTTTCAAGGGTGGATACCAAGGGGTTACAGAGTCTAAATGACTTCAAGGACCTGGATGAGAGTAAATCCTACTGGTCCTTTTCTCAGAAACTCCTTACCAAGGGATTTGAGCTGGACCCGGTAGATGCTCTTAGAATGGTTAGCGAAGTCATTAAAGACAGCCTTCAGTTTGAACATATGAGAAATAAGGCTCTTGTCTGGCTGGAGTCTCCCGAGCATACCGAGATTGTAGAGTTTGGAACGTACAAAGTTTTGAACTATTTAGTCCTTCCTCCCGAAGAGCTGACATCAGCCCTTCGGTCGGCAGATAAGGAGATGGTCGATGAACATGAGATCATTGCAGTCGCTTCATTTGATGATCATAACGTCAAAGGCAAGGCTCTGTTTAGAACTAGTCACGGCCAGGATCTTCTGGATTTTACCCGCTGCCATCCATCCCAAACGGTGTTTTGCCATCCGGGAGGATTCCTTTTGAAGTTTATCTCCGCATCGGATGGGGAGTGGATGAGCCTCCTGGAAGAGTCTCTTATCCCCCATTATTCTATATCAGATAAGGAATGA
- a CDS encoding cation:proton antiporter, whose product MSLNLLIVLTLIGGWIFSRVFKRIGLPNVLGMILWGILIGLFSRGNAPGSLEELSPFLKSLALIVILLRAGLGISPHTLARVGKTAVLMSFLPCLFEGFALMVLLHSFLNFSWITSGVCSFILAAVSPAVVVPSMLNLQESGLGQDKEVPTIILAGASLDDVFAITLFSIFLGLSTGQSVHISRALLEIPLSILGGIIPGILMGYLLAWYFKKYHTRVRATEKILLLLGVGILLVDIGNQIHTAALLGVMTCGFILLERVEYVAHELAEKLKKIWIFAEIILFVLIGLSVDLSVAWQAGFAGLLIISGGLVFRSLGVWLATIGSGLNQKERFFCVIAYLPKATVQAAMGSVPLAAGLAEGELILALAVLAILFTAPLGLIGIRTLGPVLLSSPELARVISTDSKSLEDE is encoded by the coding sequence GTGAGTCTGAATCTGCTGATCGTTCTGACTCTAATTGGGGGCTGGATCTTTTCCCGGGTTTTCAAGAGGATTGGGCTTCCAAACGTCTTGGGAATGATCCTCTGGGGAATTCTTATCGGCCTCTTTTCCCGGGGCAATGCTCCCGGTTCTCTGGAGGAATTAAGCCCCTTCCTTAAGTCTCTAGCTTTGATTGTTATCCTCCTCAGAGCGGGGCTGGGTATCAGCCCCCACACGCTCGCCCGTGTGGGAAAAACGGCTGTCCTCATGTCATTCCTACCCTGCCTTTTTGAAGGGTTTGCCCTGATGGTTCTCCTTCATTCCTTTTTGAACTTTTCTTGGATTACCTCCGGGGTTTGCAGTTTTATCCTGGCCGCAGTCTCTCCGGCTGTGGTCGTTCCGTCCATGCTGAACCTTCAGGAGAGCGGGCTGGGGCAGGATAAGGAAGTTCCCACAATTATACTGGCTGGGGCTTCTCTGGATGATGTTTTTGCCATCACTCTCTTTTCTATCTTTTTAGGGCTTTCCACAGGGCAAAGTGTCCATATTTCCAGGGCTCTTCTAGAGATTCCTCTCTCCATTTTAGGAGGGATCATTCCCGGTATTCTCATGGGTTATCTCCTGGCCTGGTATTTTAAAAAATATCATACCAGAGTCAGGGCGACCGAAAAGATCCTCCTTCTGTTGGGTGTTGGAATACTATTGGTGGATATTGGCAATCAAATCCACACCGCTGCACTTCTGGGGGTCATGACCTGTGGTTTTATCCTGTTGGAACGGGTTGAATATGTGGCTCATGAACTGGCTGAAAAACTGAAGAAAATATGGATTTTTGCGGAAATCATCCTCTTTGTTCTTATCGGGCTTTCTGTGGATCTTTCTGTGGCTTGGCAGGCGGGATTCGCGGGTTTGCTGATCATTAGCGGCGGTCTTGTATTCCGCTCATTAGGTGTTTGGCTTGCTACGATCGGGAGCGGATTGAACCAAAAAGAACGGTTCTTTTGTGTTATTGCCTATCTTCCCAAAGCGACTGTGCAGGCTGCCATGGGTTCTGTCCCGCTGGCTGCCGGATTGGCAGAAGGAGAACTCATCCTGGCTCTGGCTGTTCTGGCTATTCTATTTACGGCTCCCCTGGGATTGATCGGCATCAGAACCCTGGGCCCAGTTCTTCTTAGTTCTCCGGAGCTGGCCCGTGTGATTTCTACAGACAGCAAATCCCTTGAAGATGAGTGA
- a CDS encoding HD domain-containing phosphohydrolase produces MKNHSILILDDDESIRDLLEIYLSEKYKIVKSASGFYALELITSQKIDLVLVDVNMPDMSGLEFIEQARIVEPDIAYIVISGNRDIDTAIEALHSGVWDFIQKPFGDMNSLDKIIRTALDKRELILENRRYKKNLEKMVQERTSELEKKNQELLLSRNRIVGILSRAAEFRDYETGQHFIRVSKYSGIIASGLKMDNYEADLIRQAAPVHDIGKIGIPERILLKQGKLTETEYEIMQKHCEYGEQILQSQSLENLNIPLNTVIPEGYNTDDLLTTAANIAKYHHERIDGSGYPLGLTGNDIPIEAKIVAIADVYDALGSVRSYKDAWSEKECLDYIIQNSGIHFDREVVEVFLNNIDQIQAIKLAHVDKEESHLIIGVI; encoded by the coding sequence ATGAAAAATCATAGTATTCTTATATTAGACGATGATGAATCCATAAGAGATTTACTCGAAATCTATTTGTCTGAGAAATACAAGATAGTAAAATCTGCCTCAGGATTTTATGCATTAGAACTCATTACGTCCCAAAAGATCGACCTGGTTCTCGTCGATGTAAACATGCCTGATATGAGCGGGCTCGAGTTTATTGAACAAGCCAGAATAGTAGAACCCGATATTGCATATATAGTCATTTCAGGCAATAGAGATATCGATACGGCCATAGAAGCACTTCATTCGGGTGTTTGGGATTTCATACAAAAGCCCTTTGGAGACATGAACTCTCTGGATAAGATCATCAGGACTGCCTTGGATAAAAGAGAACTAATTCTCGAGAATCGCCGTTATAAGAAGAATCTTGAAAAGATGGTTCAGGAAAGAACAAGTGAGTTAGAGAAGAAGAACCAGGAACTTCTTCTGTCTAGAAACAGGATCGTTGGAATACTATCGAGAGCCGCAGAATTTAGAGATTATGAAACGGGACAACATTTCATACGGGTATCTAAATATTCGGGTATCATTGCTTCAGGATTAAAAATGGACAATTACGAAGCAGATCTAATCAGACAAGCGGCCCCTGTCCATGATATTGGAAAAATTGGCATACCCGAAAGGATCCTTTTAAAACAGGGGAAACTCACAGAAACAGAATATGAAATCATGCAGAAACACTGCGAGTACGGAGAACAAATTTTACAAAGCCAATCACTTGAAAATCTGAATATTCCCCTAAACACAGTCATCCCAGAGGGGTATAACACAGATGACCTGCTGACAACAGCCGCAAATATAGCGAAATACCACCATGAACGGATCGATGGGAGTGGATACCCCCTGGGATTAACTGGAAATGACATTCCCATCGAAGCAAAAATTGTAGCTATTGCGGATGTATATGACGCCCTCGGCAGCGTCCGATCCTACAAGGATGCCTGGAGCGAGAAAGAGTGCCTGGACTATATCATTCAAAATTCAGGAATTCATTTTGACCGAGAGGTTGTGGAAGTGTTCCTAAACAATATTGATCAAATACAAGCGATTAAACTAGCCCATGTGGACAAAGAGGAATCCCATTTAATAATAGGTGTAATCTAA
- the lysS gene encoding lysine--tRNA ligase yields MSNDTKKKSTHWADITADKIIRERGKKEHYTCASGITPSGTVHIGNFREIISVELVVRALRDKGEKVRFIYSWDDYDVFRKVPKNMPEQELLTSYLRKPITLVPDVLGNEESYAAANEKNLEALLPTVGVFPEYIYQAKRYRNSEYAEGIRKALVHQDDIRRQLNESRTSDLPADWMPVSVFCTACDRDTTKVTGWDGDYGVSFECECGHKETVDLRTTAAVKLPWRIDWPMRWKQEDVDFEPAGKDHHSEGGSFDTAKKTGKEVYDHEPPVTFQYDFIRIKGRGGKISSSTGEVISLSDVLEVYQPEIIRYLFAGTRPNTEFAISFDLDVLKIYEDYDKCERTYFSKPETPKALKNWEKQARIYELSQVGEVPETMPYQMQIRHLCNLLQVHSGDIDAVVASLKDLDSSQEARFRQRCACAWVWVKEFAPEDFRYSLRTPEEGPIELDEKNLTAVRRLAVLVEENLESMEEKEFGTKVYDMMKELELESADFFTAVYQTLISKEKGPRLISFLYTLGKEKVLSLLKLY; encoded by the coding sequence ATGAGTAATGATACAAAAAAAAAGTCAACACACTGGGCGGATATCACCGCCGATAAAATTATCCGGGAAAGAGGAAAGAAGGAACACTATACCTGCGCCTCAGGAATCACACCCTCCGGAACTGTTCATATTGGAAACTTCCGGGAGATCATCTCTGTTGAACTGGTTGTCCGCGCATTGAGAGATAAAGGCGAAAAAGTCCGGTTTATTTATTCCTGGGATGACTACGATGTATTCAGAAAAGTTCCAAAGAATATGCCTGAGCAGGAACTATTGACCAGCTATCTGCGAAAACCCATTACCCTGGTACCAGATGTTCTGGGAAATGAAGAAAGTTATGCTGCGGCCAATGAGAAGAATTTGGAAGCCCTCCTCCCAACTGTGGGAGTCTTTCCTGAATATATATATCAAGCGAAACGTTATCGAAACTCCGAATATGCTGAGGGTATCAGGAAGGCCCTGGTGCATCAGGATGATATCCGTCGCCAACTCAATGAGAGCCGGACGAGCGATCTTCCGGCCGACTGGATGCCTGTTTCGGTATTCTGTACAGCCTGTGATCGGGATACCACAAAAGTAACCGGATGGGATGGGGATTACGGAGTTTCTTTTGAGTGTGAATGCGGTCACAAAGAGACTGTGGACCTTAGAACAACAGCAGCGGTTAAACTCCCCTGGCGAATTGATTGGCCCATGAGGTGGAAACAGGAAGATGTGGATTTTGAACCTGCCGGTAAAGATCACCACTCCGAAGGCGGATCTTTTGACACCGCCAAAAAAACCGGGAAAGAAGTGTATGATCACGAACCGCCTGTTACATTTCAATATGATTTTATCCGGATCAAGGGCCGGGGTGGTAAAATCTCTTCATCCACCGGTGAAGTCATCTCTCTCTCGGATGTTCTTGAAGTATACCAACCCGAAATTATCCGCTACCTCTTTGCCGGAACAAGACCCAATACGGAATTTGCCATCAGTTTTGATTTGGATGTTTTGAAAATCTATGAAGATTACGACAAATGCGAGCGTACCTATTTTAGCAAACCAGAAACTCCAAAGGCTCTGAAAAATTGGGAAAAACAGGCTCGCATCTATGAGCTCTCCCAGGTGGGCGAGGTACCGGAAACGATGCCCTATCAGATGCAGATTCGCCACCTTTGTAATCTCCTTCAGGTACATTCCGGAGATATTGATGCGGTTGTGGCTTCATTGAAAGACCTTGATAGCTCTCAGGAAGCTCGGTTCCGTCAACGCTGTGCCTGTGCCTGGGTCTGGGTGAAGGAATTTGCTCCTGAAGATTTCCGGTACTCTTTGAGAACTCCCGAAGAGGGTCCCATTGAGCTGGATGAAAAGAACCTTACGGCTGTTAGAAGACTGGCTGTCCTCGTTGAGGAAAACCTGGAATCTATGGAAGAAAAAGAGTTTGGAACCAAGGTTTACGATATGATGAAGGAACTGGAACTGGAATCGGCAGATTTTTTCACTGCAGTGTATCAGACACTTATTTCCAAGGAAAAAGGTCCCCGACTGATCAGTTTTCTCTACACCCTGGGTAAAGAGAAAGTCTTATCCCTGCTAAAGCTGTATTGA
- a CDS encoding AEC family transporter: protein MMRFLFSIALIPLGLAVGLGIRNIIRTQKNKDALTEKIRKTMQIVVLLFTNPVAFAGAVWALPLENLEIMILPVLGFLAIAISGVYSIVYTRNKKMTRPMRGSHFCVSFYTNIGSIGALVIYALLGEPGFILLPFYKLVEPLMYFAVGFPVASLFGEEKHKDKRSILQILKDPFVMVSMGGIFLGLLFNLLGLPRPAFYSGLNNILVPLGSFLLLISIGIAMHFQSIKKYALSTTSILTIKYILVPLTVTTAAYILGMGRIMNGLPLKVVFILSSMPSGFMAIMPASLYNLDLDYANTGWLASMIALVVVVPWLYFCLNYIIPYLI, encoded by the coding sequence ATGATGCGATTTCTTTTTTCCATAGCCTTGATTCCTTTAGGACTGGCCGTAGGACTTGGCATTCGAAACATAATCAGAACTCAAAAAAACAAAGATGCCTTAACCGAGAAAATAAGAAAAACAATGCAGATCGTGGTACTCCTCTTTACCAACCCTGTGGCCTTTGCCGGGGCGGTGTGGGCGCTCCCCTTGGAGAATTTGGAAATCATGATTCTGCCGGTTCTGGGGTTCCTGGCAATCGCGATCAGCGGTGTCTATTCCATAGTGTATACCCGGAATAAAAAAATGACCCGCCCTATGCGGGGTAGCCACTTCTGTGTCAGTTTTTACACCAACATTGGCTCCATAGGAGCCTTGGTTATTTATGCTCTGCTGGGAGAACCGGGATTTATTCTCTTACCATTTTACAAATTGGTGGAACCTCTCATGTATTTTGCCGTAGGATTTCCAGTAGCGTCTCTCTTTGGAGAAGAAAAACACAAGGACAAACGCAGCATCCTGCAGATTCTGAAAGACCCCTTCGTCATGGTTTCCATGGGCGGAATATTTCTTGGGCTCCTGTTCAATCTGCTTGGACTTCCCCGTCCTGCATTCTATTCGGGCCTGAACAATATTCTGGTTCCATTGGGGTCCTTCCTGCTTCTGATATCCATCGGAATTGCCATGCATTTCCAGAGTATCAAAAAATATGCCCTTTCAACCACCAGCATTCTGACCATCAAATATATACTTGTCCCGCTGACGGTCACAACCGCAGCCTACATTTTGGGAATGGGCCGCATTATGAACGGACTGCCTCTGAAAGTTGTATTTATTCTATCATCCATGCCCTCAGGTTTTATGGCGATCATGCCCGCCAGCCTCTATAACCTGGATCTGGACTATGCCAACACAGGATGGTTAGCCTCTATGATCGCCCTAGTCGTCGTGGTTCCCTGGCTATATTTTTGTCTGAATTACATCATTCCTTATCTGATATAG